Genomic window (Culex pipiens pallens isolate TS chromosome 3, TS_CPP_V2, whole genome shotgun sequence):
CCGATTTCAAAGAGAATAGCGCATTTGATGTtgtgaaatttaatgattttctaGAAAATTTTGAGCAGATCATTATTCCAGAAGCATATCGTTAAGTTGTAATAAATGCAAAAAGGAAAAGATTCCATAATTTGTAAAAGTGTTAGTGAACTATCAATGTTGCGTTAAAAAGGCACTTTTCTTCGGTTATTTTGGCCTGTTGCATACATTTTAAATAATGTAAAGTCCCGTGGAATTTTTACTGTATGCAATACATACAAGAAGCGAAACgcactttgaaaattttggaaaaaagtcaaATTGCTCGTAATATTTGATACCTTTtagaaattgttttgattttttttttttcacagaattGTCTTGAATAACTTGGGTATGATTTTTGGTCGACTGTTCACCTTTTTAAAATCCCCAATCTCCAGTACACTCGTGAGAATCGAACCAACCTGTCACATCGGCCTGAATGCATGCTTGCACACAATATACACGCCATGTCGACTTCCTGATCGGATTAGCACCGGGCAAGGCCCCacatatctctctctctctctctctcacctgTAATGCTGCGGTAAGTCGGCCGGATTTGCCCCGATAACGCTGCCAAGCGTGCCCACCAGCTCGCCGTGATAGGCCCGGAATATGGCATCAAAGTGCTTCTCGCGGACATCGTAGCCGGTCGAGTTGGCGATGAACGCCGTGAAATCGATCATCGGCGAAGCGTACCGAAGTGTCTGGAAATCGAACATCATCACGTGGGTGGGTTTGTCGGGATGCTGGAAAATTGGGAAACATTTCGGGGTTAGTGATGGTCCTGGTCCTGTGTCGACGATTTGCGATCTACCTCTTTGTCGTCGAATTTGAACGCCATGTTGTTCCGCAGATAGTCACCGTGGCAAATTACGGCCAGCGGTTCCTCCGGGCGAACGGACAGCTGCTGATGGGCCCAGGGATCCTGCAGCAGAACGCCCACTTTGGCCAGATACTCCTCGGGGACGCGACTGCCGAAGATGCTTTCGCGAGTGGCCTTCAGGGCGCGCTGTGGACCAACTTTCATTATCTCCATCCAGGTTGGATCTGTGGCCGCGCCGTATCGGGACTCTTTAAACTTGCCGACCAAACTTTCAAACTGCTCGCGTTTCGTCTCCTTCAGGCCATAGCACTCACCGTGGAAACGGCCCAGTTCGCGAGCTGTGAAGAGAAATAGAACAAAGAAGTGATTTGCGCGGTTTGAAGATTCAATCCTACCACCCTGAAGCTTGATTGAGGGGGAAAGCTCAATTGATTCTATTGATACTAGGGTGGGCTAAAATAGGTAAGAATTATGaacatgttttttgttttttgttttttgttttttgttttttgttttttgttttttgtttttgttttttgttttttgttttttgttttttgttttttgttttttgttttttgttttttgttttttgttttttgttgaactATTAAACGCTCAACCCCCTACCAACCTGCCAGCAAGCAGTACTCCAGCGGCAGATTAACCACCATCGGTGCCATCCTCCAGCCGTCGGTGGAAAAATCACTCAGAACCATTACTGCCTCCAGTGGTTTCCGGTGCGAGTAAAAGTATCTGGCAGAtgatggaaaacaaaaaaagaagcgttaaatttcatcaattttgccaGCCCCAACTCTTCAACTCCTACTTGGGGTAAAGTTCGGCCTTGCCCAGCGTCGGAATGATGTCGGTGTACGCGACGGTTTCGTTGTCAAACAGGGTGTCAAACTGACAGCTAGCGTACATTTCTGGTGGGACGGGTGGTGTGACCTGGAAAGGAGCGAAAGAAAGGGGAAAGCTTATTTGAACCGGAATCTCATAAAAAGCCAATATAGATCGGTGAGtaacattttgataaattcaAGGCATTTGGCACATTACCTTGAACCTTGTCAGTTAGAGTCATATGGTGAAAACAAATTTCCTATCCAATTCATGCGTAAATTTTAGCACGCACATTCAGGCTTTGGTCACGACTAACTTTGAAATTTGACTCTACTCTTCTCTACTCTACTCTTCTCTATTCTACTTTACTCttttctactctactctactcaactctttctttacttttcttcaGCTTATTTCATtcacaattaaaatattttcaacgttCCTTACTTTACCACGGACACGCTTTGACGTTATCGTCCCTGAATCCCCAGGTAATATCGAAAAAGCGCAACTCGTGTGTTGTAAGCTGGTGCCACCCACCGCATCATTAccgtactcactgaagcagatCCAGTGCACGTCAACGCACACCCGCCACATTTTCGGTGTGACAGCAGAGAATGATATTTTCCGCCTTTCCGATGGATGATTGCGTCGAATTGGATTATCCTCGGAGGCTGTTTTTATTTTCCATCCGCGATGAAGCAGCCATTGACGAATGTGATTTATGTGAAATGGGGCGACAAAGAAGGAAGGTTTGTTTTCGATCGACAAATTTGTTTTCCCCTTTTTTATGTTCCCGCATAATGCCTAAGAGATGGAATATTAAATTTCATTGCGTATCGATTTCGATCGCGGGAATTGGATCTGAATTTTGAAGCATATACCATGAATGAAATTTCAGTTATATTTATACTTGTTAGCTTTTAAAGCCAGAAGTTGATAATTCAATGTGGTCCATACCGCCAAAACAACAAATTGATGAACGTCAGAATTGTGCCCGCCGTTTCCAACCGGGTGCCAGCTCtaccaaatcgaaaaaaaataatgatgttcAAGCTCTAATGATCGTGCACgaatacagtcaaacctcgtATTAGAGCGCTTtgcaaatgcaacttttcatgTACAAGTCATTCCACTTGATTCGTTTAAGTCCCAAGAGCTGCTTATGCGAGTCACAGggtttatgggattttggctacatacaaattctaaatcacttttgtGGCTAtacctaagctcgacaatcaaaaatatgacaacaacaaaatcgtgattcgattatccgaagttaaattattccgaggccttcggataatcgagtcgtgACTGTATATTATAAAGTCAGTTAGTTGCACCATATTTACATATTTCGCGATATTCTAGGTCATCCTAAACTTTTCAATAGGCCGTAACACCCGGATGTTCATGGATAACTTAAAACATATCTACAGGAATAATACAGAATCTTTGAATGACTTAGAACATCCCAGCATATCTTCATGAACACATAGAAGAAAtttcagctcaaatcaggatttttttctggcaCATTTCTAActagatttttcaatttcccgggaatcgagagttgaatttgaccATTTCCCGAGAAATTCCGGGAcccgagatttttttaaactatgccaatagtgccaattattttaatagaaaagtgatgaatttgtttctttttaatgaattcagttacaattaattcaaatttattcaatgaaacgttaattgAGATAGTAACAATATTTTAAGgaactatactgcccatgatcgcataaatgtcccatatgcattttcatcacttttgagttattgatgcagttttgttcaaaatcgtgtgctctttcaaaagagcctataacatccagtactttgttctagaaatcaagaggaaattctgttttttcgtgaaaacttaacacatagccttatgtgtgggacaaacttcccttgcgtttttctcagcttgctgtttttgcatatgggacatttatgggaacatgggcagtatattcAGAGTCTAAAAACACAAGACTTTAGGttttattttcagaatctaATAATACAAGATCGTTTGTTGAGCTTTTTAGAACTCaatgttttatgtttacaaATCTTCATTCCcattgagtgatttttcaaaagtagcgCAAACTGGTTGAATGAACctgttattcgattttttttttgaagtaaaaaaatagctgattaCTATAAAATTTCCTAGTACcgggatttttgcaatatgataaataacgactcaaaacaccTTTCCTTCTCAAGGTCACCTgcaaatattcattgaaaaaatatcagtCATCGGAAAAccccgaatgttcacaattggtGGAACTTAACTTCACAAAGattgccagagtttttttttccaaaatgtaatttaatattgaggttgatgcgaaacacagaatattttattgacatcaaaaaaagaaattacctAGATAAAGCGAAATTAACcaacttagaattaaaaaaaaccaagaaattaaggattgctatgctcgagagagggtatggaaattgaacttattttcaaaagtcTTTTTCATCttggaaataataaataaaaatattatttaaaaaaaatagttttcatttCTGTAGTGTAACTCCTAAATATGCTTGAGATAAATTTTTgggtccacatttttttttattttctctcaATTCACACCTTTCTGAATAGGAGCAATTCCTGcttaaatcaggaatttttctgatacttttgtacccgacc
Coding sequences:
- the LOC120430631 gene encoding uncharacterized protein LOC120430631; protein product: MNDPSKTIEFINRELVPGMVKRGELTIEGVSNPSEVHLEQVETSPLASNGTFMLTLPFRTKVTLSSGGKGDQRKHREYRLVVKVTPPVPPEMYASCQFDTLFDNETVAYTDIIPTLGKAELYPKYFYSHRKPLEAVMVLSDFSTDGWRMAPMVVNLPLEYCLLAARELGRFHGECYGLKETKREQFESLVGKFKESRYGAATDPTWMEIMKVGPQRALKATRESIFGSRVPEEYLAKVGVLLQDPWAHQQLSVRPEEPLAVICHGDYLRNNMAFKFDDKEHPDKPTHVMMFDFQTLRYASPMIDFTAFIANSTGYDVREKHFDAIFRAYHGELVGTLGSVIGANPADLPQHYSYESFLKEFARYYSFGFQIASSFLPILHEPMEHVFANVEMALEDSLADAWRRGGPRLDKELAAMVYEMYQLHQRFGMDPR